One Formosa agariphila KMM 3901 genomic window, TTGAAACACCTGTAGCTCGTTTAGCACAATTAGCGCGTGCCATTGGTATTCATTTAATTATTGCTACACAGCGTCCGTCTGTAAACGTTATTACGGGTATTATTAAGGCCAATTTCCCTGCCAGAATTGCATTTAGAGTAACAAGTAAAATAGATTCGCGAACCATTTTAGATGGTTCTGGAGCAGACCAACTTATTGGTCGTGGAGATATGTTATACACCCAAGGAAACGAATTAGTACGTATACAATGTGCGTTTGTAGATACTCCAGAAGTAGAACGTATTGTAGATTTTATTGGAGCTCAAAAAGCATTTCCAGATGCACATTTACTTCCGGAATATGTTGGTGAAGAAGGTGGCACAAATCTTGATATTGATATCTCCGACAGAGATAAATTATTTAAAGATGCTGCCGAAGTTATTGTCACTGCACAACAAGGTTCAGCCTCATTATTACAACGTAAATTAAAGTTAGGATACAATCGTGCTGGGCGATTAATCGACCAATTAGAAGCTGCTGGAATTGTAGGTCCTTTTGAAGGTAGTAAAGCCCGACAAGTATTAGTTCCAGATTTTATTGCGTTAGAACAATTATTAGAAAATGAAAAGAATAACTAGAATGAAAACATTTTTACTTTCACTAACATTATGTTTTACCCTTTTAGGCTTCAGTCAGAACGATGCCAAGGCTAAAGCGCTTTTAGACCAAGTGTCTCAAAAAGTTAAATCTTACGATAATATATCATTAGATTTTAAATATGTCCTTCACAACGCTGCAGAAAACATCAATCAAGAAACCCGTGGTGATGTTATTATGTCTGGTGACAAATACGTTTTAAACATCTTAGGTGTTACAAGAATTTTCGACGGAAAAACTCTATATAGCATCAATCCAGAAGATGAAGAAGTAACTATTTCTCAAGAAAATCCAGAAGACGCAGGAAGCATAACTCCAAGTAAAATGCTATCGTTTTACAACGAAGGTTACACCTATAAAATGGGTGAAAAACAAAACATAAAAGGACGTGATATTCAGTTTGTAAAGTTAACTCCTATGGACTCTAATTCAGAGATTAAGCATGTGCTTTTAGGTATAGATCCACAAACAAAACACATTTACAATTTAATTGAGGTTGGACAAAACGGTACACAAACTACACTTACAGTGTCATCGTTCGAAACTAACCAAACGCTTTCTAAAGCTCTATTTTCTTTCGACGAAAACAAATATAAGAGCTATTACATCAATACTTTAAACTAGGTTTTACTTGAAAATACTAGACAAATATATCTTAACAACATACCTTAAAACGTTTATAAGTGTTTTCGTAATACTTATGATGATTTTTGTATTACAAACCATTTGGCTTTTTATAAAAGAGTTGGCTGGAAAAGATTTGGATGTCATTGTTATTTTCAAATTCTTAATGTACTACTCGCCTAAGTTAATTCCGCTAGTATTACCACTTACCATTCTTCTTACATCAATAATGGTGTTTGGAAGCTTTGCCGAAAATTACGAGTTTGCTGCCATGAAGTCTACAGGAATTTCATTACAACGTGCTATGGCAGGCCTCAGCGTATTTATTGTAGGCTTAGGAATTTTAACCTTTTTCTTTGCTAATAATGTTATTCCATGGGGAGAATACAACTCTTATAACCTCCGGAAAAACATCGCAAAATTAAAACCTGCGATGGTTATTGCTGAAGGACAATTTAATGATGTAGGAACTATAAATATAAAAGTCGCGAAGAAAACCGGAGAAAACGGACAATTTTTACACGACGTAATAATTCATAGAAAAGCACAAACTGGGCTAGGAAATTACACAACAATAGTTGCTAAAGAAGGTGAATTTATTTCAAAAGAAAATTCTGATATTTTAAAATTAATTTTGAAAGATGGGTATTATTATGACGATACCCCACCGAAGAAAGTGAAAGAAAAACGCCGTAGACCATTCAGAAAAAGTGCGTTCGACACCTATACAATTAACACCGATTTATCGCAATTAAATGACGTTGATTTAGAAGACAAAAACATTACCGACAAATATAATATGCTTAATGTTCAGGATTTAGGTTACACTATAGATTCTCTTGAACAACAGCGCCAAAAAGATTACAATACTTTTTCTAAAAAAGTGTATTCACGATACGGATTAAACAATTTAAAAACTGCTGTTAAAAAAGAAGACATTAAAGTAATCGATACTGTTTTTAATGGTAATTTATTAAATATTTTCGATAGTTATAAAAAACTACAAATCGTAGAGTTAGCAACGAATAATATTGTAAGTACACAACAAATCCTTACAACTAACGAAAAATCTATGAAAGCGAAATCGATTTGGTTAAACAAACATGTTATCGCTTTACACGAAAAATTGTCACTAGGTTTTGCTTGTATCATTTTATTTTTTGTCGGTGCTCCATTAGGTGCGCTTATTAGAAAAGGAGGTTTAGGATTACCTATGATTATTGCTATTCTACTTTTCTTAACTTATCACTTTATCGGAATTTTCGCAAAAAATAGTGCGAAAGATGGAAGCTTTAGTCCTATTCTAGCGTCTTGGTTCTCTACTTTAATCATGTTTCCGCTAGGCGTATTTTTAACGCGTAGAGCAACAGCAGATAAAGGGCTATTCGAATTTGATCACATTCTTATTCCGCTTAAAAAATTATTGCCCTTTAAAGACACCTCCAGAGATGCTTTCCCTGATGGATTAAGTAGAGATTTTAGTGATTTTAAACGTTATAAAGAAGATAAATTGCTTGCTTTAATTAAAGACCCTACGTCTC contains:
- a CDS encoding LptF/LptG family permease, whose amino-acid sequence is MKILDKYILTTYLKTFISVFVILMMIFVLQTIWLFIKELAGKDLDVIVIFKFLMYYSPKLIPLVLPLTILLTSIMVFGSFAENYEFAAMKSTGISLQRAMAGLSVFIVGLGILTFFFANNVIPWGEYNSYNLRKNIAKLKPAMVIAEGQFNDVGTINIKVAKKTGENGQFLHDVIIHRKAQTGLGNYTTIVAKEGEFISKENSDILKLILKDGYYYDDTPPKKVKEKRRRPFRKSAFDTYTINTDLSQLNDVDLEDKNITDKYNMLNVQDLGYTIDSLEQQRQKDYNTFSKKVYSRYGLNNLKTAVKKEDIKVIDTVFNGNLLNIFDSYKKLQIVELATNNIVSTQQILTTNEKSMKAKSIWLNKHVIALHEKLSLGFACIILFFVGAPLGALIRKGGLGLPMIIAILLFLTYHFIGIFAKNSAKDGSFSPILASWFSTLIMFPLGVFLTRRATADKGLFEFDHILIPLKKLLPFKDTSRDAFPDGLSRDFSDFKRYKEDKLLALIKDPTSHNYHESGKIEALHTLEERNLSLEAIRLKGVNIDPKFETSKHLVQVFNIHSKFAFIFNAIGIVLLVLYFVLNNNKMQDIAAISLQLSIISFVVFLIYYIALQFNLKAFNTHIQQKNNSSSIVITILGFVIYPVAHVFFKHKVKTDLSRNAIQHLN
- a CDS encoding LolA family protein, which encodes MKTFLLSLTLCFTLLGFSQNDAKAKALLDQVSQKVKSYDNISLDFKYVLHNAAENINQETRGDVIMSGDKYVLNILGVTRIFDGKTLYSINPEDEEVTISQENPEDAGSITPSKMLSFYNEGYTYKMGEKQNIKGRDIQFVKLTPMDSNSEIKHVLLGIDPQTKHIYNLIEVGQNGTQTTLTVSSFETNQTLSKALFSFDENKYKSYYINTLN